The Zonotrichia albicollis isolate bZonAlb1 chromosome 9, bZonAlb1.hap1, whole genome shotgun sequence genome has a window encoding:
- the LOC102071883 gene encoding uncharacterized protein LOC102071883 isoform X1, translated as MTRGTAGLPLLLLSLAMLDLSLETMAPLANTSSSTAATFPSSRPATSTPEMPMDAFTPSAPAAQQSSLAASNITTPQARGSRADSAPGSPRLAPSTSNTPAGLETTASSTPAELGLTTTSTTPAGLAPTTSNTPAGLAPSTSTTPGGLETTTSTTPGGVETTTSTTPGGLELSTTSTSPPTSMAMTPSYDKSTTVMSVGTSTALAASSFGVETSMLPPSTSALLSSTGLGTTLGTSPRQEPAMTTLLGSTSPGTSTTSSSTTPEVTDTSDGPLTTPSDTMTSLVTTTQVPGTTPGTSTPTEPETPSDTAETTALGVTATVSPALPTSSAPMESSTLLPTTDSSTTATLLSSSPETEASTPEESSTSTETENTSPSTVLPPSTTTEDSSESTEETLATLADTTASPVISTSDPMGTPSSSYPDRTTPDIFPSTVESTPGTEPSSPASSSAQTSEAAALSTPTALPTLLPTCPSASPNTSASHLFLSLRLTTPLDLGNITVQELLLSKLREDLQTAFPCAGLSLAWRGKRRT; from the exons ATGACTCGGGGCACGGcagggctgcccctgctgctgctgagcctcGCTATGCTGGATCTCTCACTGG AGACCATGGCACCACTGGCCAACACCAGCTCAAGCACTGCAGCCACCTTCCCTTCCTCTCGTCCTGCAACCTCCACCCCAGAGATGCCAATGGATGCCTTCACacccagtgctcctgcagctcagcagagcagcctggcagcctCCAACATCACCACACCACAGGCaaggggcagcagagctgacagCGCTCCTGGGTCACCTAGGCTGGCACCCAGCACCAGCAAtaccccagcagggctggaaaccACTGCCAGCAGtaccccagcagagctggggctcacgaccaccagcaccaccccagcagggctggcacccacTACCAGCAAtaccccagcagggctggcacccagcaccagcaccaccccAGGAGGGCTGGAaaccaccaccagcaccaccccagGAGGGGTGGAaaccaccaccagcaccaccccagGAGGGCTGGAGCTCAGCACCACCAGCACGTCACCTCCAACCTCCATGGCCATGACACCCAGCTATGACAAGAGTACCACTGTCATGTCTGTGGggaccagcacagccctggctgccagctcaTTTGGAGTTGAAACGAGCATGCTGCCTCCCTCCACCTCTGCTCTTCTCTCCTCCACTGGGCTGGGCACCACGCTTGGCACCAGCCCCCGCCAAGAGCCAGCTATGACCACACTGCTTGGCAGCACGTCCCCAGGGACCAGCACCACCTCTTCCTCCACCACGCCAGAAGTGACAGACACTTCAGATGGGCCCTTGACGACCCCATCAGACACCATGACCTCCCTTGTTACCACCACACAGGTCCCTGGGACCACCCCTGGTACTTCTACCCCAACAGAGCCAGAGACCCCCAGTGATACTGCAG agaccactgccctgggtgtGACAGCAACTGTGTCCCCAGCTCTCCCTACCTCCTCAGCACCCATGGAGAGCTCAACACTGCTGCCTACCACTGACTCcagcaccacagccaccctcctTTCCTCCAGCCCTGAAACAGAAGCCTCCACCCCAGAGGAGTCCAGCACATCCACAGAGACTGAAAACACCTCACCTTCCACTGTGCTTCCTCCCTCCACAACTACAGAAGATTCATCTGAATCTACAGAAGAGACCTTGGCAACCCTGGCAGACACCACAGCCAGCCCTGTTATCAGCACATCAGACCCCATGGGCACTCCCTCTTCCAGCTACCCAGACAGGACCACTCCTGACATCTTCCCCTCAACTGTGGAGTCAACTCCAG GCACTGAGCCCTCTTCCCCGGCCTCCAGCTCAGCCCAGACctcagaggctgctgccctcagcacaCCTACAGCCCTGCCAACGCTGCTGCCAACCTGCCCCTCTGCCTCACCCAACACCA GTGCATCTCACCTGTTTCTGTCGCTGAGGCTGACCACCCCTCTGGACCTGGGGAACATCacggtgcaggagctgctgttgtCCAAG CTCCGTGAGGACCTGCAGACAGCATTCCCATGTGCTGGCCTGTCACTGGCATGGCGAGGGAAGAGGAGGACTTGA
- the LOC102071883 gene encoding uncharacterized protein LOC102071883 isoform X2, with product MAGQRGGLALPLLWPLLLLLLLSLTCLSVLHLVLETTALGVTATVSPALPTSSAPMESSTLLPTTDSSTTATLLSSSPETEASTPEESSTSTETENTSPSTVLPPSTTTEDSSESTEETLATLADTTASPVISTSDPMGTPSSSYPDRTTPDIFPSTVESTPGTEPSSPASSSAQTSEAAALSTPTALPTLLPTCPSASPNTSASHLFLSLRLTTPLDLGNITVQELLLSKLREDLQTAFPCAGLSLAWRGKRRT from the exons ATGGCTGGGCAGAGAGgagggctggccctgcccctgctctggcccctgctgctgctgctgctgctgagcctcaCCTGCCTCTCCGTGCTGCACCTGGTTCTGG agaccactgccctgggtgtGACAGCAACTGTGTCCCCAGCTCTCCCTACCTCCTCAGCACCCATGGAGAGCTCAACACTGCTGCCTACCACTGACTCcagcaccacagccaccctcctTTCCTCCAGCCCTGAAACAGAAGCCTCCACCCCAGAGGAGTCCAGCACATCCACAGAGACTGAAAACACCTCACCTTCCACTGTGCTTCCTCCCTCCACAACTACAGAAGATTCATCTGAATCTACAGAAGAGACCTTGGCAACCCTGGCAGACACCACAGCCAGCCCTGTTATCAGCACATCAGACCCCATGGGCACTCCCTCTTCCAGCTACCCAGACAGGACCACTCCTGACATCTTCCCCTCAACTGTGGAGTCAACTCCAG GCACTGAGCCCTCTTCCCCGGCCTCCAGCTCAGCCCAGACctcagaggctgctgccctcagcacaCCTACAGCCCTGCCAACGCTGCTGCCAACCTGCCCCTCTGCCTCACCCAACACCA GTGCATCTCACCTGTTTCTGTCGCTGAGGCTGACCACCCCTCTGGACCTGGGGAACATCacggtgcaggagctgctgttgtCCAAG CTCCGTGAGGACCTGCAGACAGCATTCCCATGTGCTGGCCTGTCACTGGCATGGCGAGGGAAGAGGAGGACTTGA
- the LOC102071702 gene encoding deoxyribodipyrimidine photo-lyase has translation MRRARGKRKAEATEVPCVNRRRTEGDEAIQEARRRAAPSVREFKYNKKRVRLVSQGSDLKDDARCILYWMCRDQRVQDNWAFLYAQRLALKQELPLHVCFCLVPKFLEATIRHYRFMLRGLQEVAEECAELNISFHLLLGYAKDVLPVFVTEHGVGGLVTDFSPLRLPRQWVEEVRERLPEDVPFAQVDAHNIVPCWVASPKQEYSARTIRGKIHAQLPEFLTEFPPVVRHPHPPSCPAEPIAWEACYSSLEVDHTVKEVEWATPGTAAGMAVLKSFIAERLKSFSSHRNDPNKAALSNLSPWLHFGQVSTQRAILEVQKQRRSYKDSVDAFVEEAVVRRELAENFCYYNENYDSVQGAYDWAQTTLKVHAKDKRPYLYSLQELEQGTTHDPLWNAAQLQMVREGKMHGFLRMYWAKKILEWTHSPEEALQFAIYLNDRYELDGRDPNGYVGCLWSICGIHDQGWAERPIFGKIRYMNYAGCKRKFDVEQFERRYSPTHSQ, from the exons ATGCGGCGGGCACGGGGGAAGCGGAAGGCCGAGGCCACGGAGGTGCCGTGCGTGAATCGGAGGAGGACGGAGGGAGACGAGGCGATACAGGAGGCCCGTCGGAGGGCGGCCCCGTCCGTTCGAGAGTTCAAGTACAACAAAAAGCGGGTTCGCCTTGTCTCGCAGGGCTCGGACCTGAAGGATGATGCTCGGTGCATCCTTTACTGGATGTGCCGGGATCAGCGAGTGCAAG ATAACTGGGCTTTCCTCTACGCCCAGCGCCTGGCCCTCaaacaggagctgcctctgcacGTCTGCTTCTGCTTGGTGCCCAAATTTCTGGAGGCCACCATTCGCCACTACAGGTTCATGCTGAGGGGCCTGCAGGAGGTAGCAGAG GAGTGTGCAGAGCTGAACATCTCCTTCCACTTGCTGCTGGGCTATGCCAAGGATGTGCTGCCCGTGTTTGTGACGGAGCATGGCGTGGGTGGGCTGGTGACAGACTTCAGTCCCCTCCGCCTCCCCCGGCAGTGGGTAGAGGAAGTCAGGGAACGCTTGCCAGAGGATGTGCCATTTGCACAG GTTGATGCCCACAACATTGTGCCCTGCTGGGTTGCCTCCCCCAAGCAGGAGTACAGCGCCAGGACCATCCGGGGCAAGATCCACGCTCAGCTCCCCGAATTCCTCACGGAGTTTCCCCCTGTTGTTCGTCACCCACATCcgccctcctgcccagcagag CCCATCGCTTGGGAGGCCTGTTATTCCAGCTTGGAGGTGGACCACACCGTGAAGGAAGTGGAGTGGGcaacccctggcacagctgcagggatggctgtgCTCAAGTCCTTCATTGCAGAGCGGCTGAAATccttcagcagccacaggaatgATCCCAACAAGGCGGCTCTCAGCAACCTCTCCCCGTGGCTTCACTTTG gccAGGTTTCCACCCAAAGAGCCATCCTGGAGGTGCAGAAGCAGCGGCGCAGTTACAAGGACTCGGTGGATGCGTTCGTGGAGGAGGCTGTGGTGCGGCGGGAGCTGGCCGAAAACTTCTGCTACTACAATGAGAACTACGACAGTGTGCAGG GTGCCTATGACTGGGCACAAACCACCCTGAAGGTCCATGCCAAAGACAAGAGGCCTTATCTGTACagtctgcaggagctggagcagggaaccACACATGACCCACTCTGGAATGCTGCCCAG ctgcagatggTCCGGGAGGGCAAGATGCACGGCTTCCTGCGGATGTACTGGGCCAAGAAGATCCTGGAGTGGACGCACTCCCCTGAGGAGGCCCTGCAGTTTGCCATCTACCTCAACGACCGCTATGAGCTggatgggagggaccccaatGGATACGTAG GCTGCCTGTGGTCCATCTGTGGCATTCACGACCAGGGCTGGGCGGAGCGGCCCATCTTCGGCAAGATTCGCTACATGAACTACGCCGGCTGCAAGCGCAAGTTCGACGTGGAGCAGTTTGAGCGTCGCTACAGCCCCACACATTCCCAGTGA